From Malus sylvestris chromosome 1, drMalSylv7.2, whole genome shotgun sequence:
TAATTCACATTTCACGCATTCTGGCGCGCACACGATTTTTGTGCAAGCCAATCGTGACCCAAATTTTTTCGTGACCTTCTTGCTAGAACCGTGCAACCATGCACCAATGGAATTGCATCGCCTTAACCTTGACCCCACACGTTGCATGCAATTCCATCCTTTCTCATCTTTATCAACTTGACACAAATTCAATTTGCAATTGTAATTTTGATCAAATAGAAACACACAAGGAATATTCTTTATCTATCCCATCTGATCACCCCACCATTCCTTATCTTTTGGTACTCATCAGATACCATCATTACTGAGGTAATTTGCACGCATATTCGGTTTCGAAAAAATTTGGCCCTTATTCTTTTTCACCATCTTTATCTCCATAAGTGCATGGAAGATAATCTTTTAACCCACCACGTTGGCTCTCAAACCAGTCGCATAGCAATTTGAACTGACATTGATCTCCTTTGCTTCCAAAATTATACTTAAGATAATTACTACGAAAATCCAATAGTAATAtctagaaaaatatgaaatccaACGGTTTAGAACCCATTCATTCAACGACCTTGATTATTCGGGCCGAtagtgtaaaatcgggtccaaacaagTTGTCATGTTGCTTGTTCGACCAAAATGGATGGAAAATTAgatgaaatattttaaaatctAGCATTAGGGGGAGAATTGcctatttataaaagtttagggagataatcggctaaaattaaatCTCAAGAgaaaaattggctaattataaaagtttagaAAGATAgttggctaaaattaaagttcatggAAGAAATTAACACCTCTATATAAGTTTGGAGAGCAAATCGACAAATAagccaaaattaaaacacatgaCAAGTTTGGTAATGGGTTTTAACTTCCGACACTCTaaattaaaagtgaaattcACTATCCTTTTGATCTATAAACTTAATCGTCCAACCAACCAATGGCGcccaaaaagaaaggaaaaaaccaAGCTCGATCTATTAGATGTAGCTTCTAAAATATTCGGGCAGTTTGGTTTGGTTCACGGAatgaacatttttttatttttctttcaaataacGCCACCGCGTTCCCTCCCCGTCTCGGCATCCATATCAAAAAAAGTTCCCATGACCTTCGAAGAACGAAACATAAATGATGGATCGAATTCTTGAAATGTGTTATATTTCTTCAAATTATTGTCACCCCTAACAAAAACTTTGTTAGAATGAGCACATgctcaaaatgaaaaaaataggtTGCAGGTAGTAGAAGATCAAATGAGGACTGGTTTACAGAAGATCGAAAAAGAAATCCAGACCTTGCCCAATTTCCCATATCGAGATGCCGCATCCCCAGTAGCGACCTACCTCTAGCCTCACGGAAATTGACATTGGTGACGGATAGAACACGGCGTGGTAGTTATTTTCATCATCGGAGTAATAGAACAAATGTTCTGCACTGTTCTTTTCCCATTGCAACTGGGGCTTGTGCTTCTCCAACAAGGACAGGTAATCCCTTCCAGTGATAGCACCACCACCCGGACCTGCATTTTCGATAACATTAAAGCACTCTCCCTAAGATGAGGAACTGCTACAGAATTCATTCACGTTCAAGATATATAAAAAAACTCCAAGAGATGTCCTCGTAAATGAATTAACAAGGAGTTGGAAAGTCGGAGACAATAACAGACAGATACTTAGATAAACTACTCAAATGTACGATGTTAAGATGATCAATCCAGACCGCGTAAAGTTGTCATACAAGAATTGGTAAGTTTATTTATTCACCTAAGTTCACTCCCCATGGGTTATAACGAACAAGAAATCATAAATCAGATAGAGATTTTCCAATGGCAATCAAcagcaaaaattgtacaaagAGGAAGAACCAGAAAAATACCTCCTTTGAGGAGGAAATCATTGCCGTAGAAATTGATGCCAAGAAATATTCTGCGAGCTCGAGCACAATCTTCATCGGTACCAAGGAGCAGCCACAGGGTGGAATGAATCCACTTCAAAGGTGCATTGGGACCTGGATTATGGGGCCCAGAGAAATCATACGTCATAAGTGAGAACCCATCCACAGCATCATCCAAGCTCCGAAGATCTTTTGGTCCAAAATCATGCGGTTGGAGCTTCTCTGATTGTGGTGGACCTATAACATAGACTAATTGCAACCGTTGCTTATCATTCTTCTCTAAGCTCACACCATGTAGTGCATCTCCAAGCTCTTTAATAAACTGCAATGCCTGCGCAGAACAACAAAGATCCACAGATGTTATATAATTTGAGGAGAAAATATATGGTATCACTTTCTAGAAAACAGCACCAACGAATAGCCACAAACTAAGTTCAATAGGAAACATCTACACCTCCGAACAATAATGACTTTCAGCAAACTTGGATTTAGGTATGAAAAAGGCAAGTGCTTGCTGTATTTGGTAACAAAGTGACTCCGATTCAAAGATTTCATAAGCAGGCTAATACAATTTTGTATATCCTTCTTCTTTGTATTGAGGCAAATATAATAAACAGTTGCTTCTCCAAATAGCAAATGAAGTTCGAATTTGGAATATTGCAGTTACAGTTGTTcgaagtcctgacacttcaaaATAGGTGAAACTTATATACTTAACTTGTGAAAAGTAGAAAAGTATTTTGAACAGACAACAAACAGAAGTTTTCCCAAATTCCGCATGAAAAATTAGTATTATCATCATTTGCCTAGTTGGATCATGAAAAATTAGCACATTACCATATTCCGCATGCTTGGATCATGCAAAATTCTGAACGCTGCCCACCTTGACCAAGATTCCAGTACAATACCATCATATCCCATCTCCCTGATCAAAGAAAAAGCCCCCCCCACAAAATTAGTACTTTATCTGCATTCGATTTAAAGAAAAATGACCAAAGTTTTGGTACAGACTGCATAAATCATTAAATatcttattaaaacaaacaaacatacaaacaaacaaaaagtagTCAAGATCGGAGGCATACTTGCACTCGTTCACTATAAGATTAATAGCTTTACTCCTCTGCTTCTTCTTTGTAAGGAGCTCTGCTGGAAATGCTTCCAGAACGACTCTAGGCAATACCTACATTATAGAGGTGTGCTACAGGTGAGACTACTATCAATCCAGATCGAAAGTGTGCCTCAACTGCATATTAAAGCACAGGAAATTTATCTACAACTTAGCAAAAAGAATTT
This genomic window contains:
- the LOC126614125 gene encoding uncharacterized protein LOC126614125 yields the protein MAKKRERRVAPSAKRGYDRVEPPDQFCGAIRQHTITAFLFFCVAVSTGVLAYRIKYAPTANLADSYPVHERGIVKRDVNYQEILTENGKVSENTSRRHFEYPVLAYITPWNSKGYDMAKRFNSKFTHLSPIWYDLKSQGNSLILEGRHNADTGWISEIRIAGDARVLPRVVLEAFPAELLTKKKQRSKAINLIVNECKEMGYDGIVLESWSRWAAFRILHDPSMRNMALQFIKELGDALHGVSLEKNDKQRLQLVYVIGPPQSEKLQPHDFGPKDLRSLDDAVDGFSLMTYDFSGPHNPGPNAPLKWIHSTLWLLLGTDEDCARARRIFLGINFYGNDFLLKGGPGGGAITGRDYLSLLEKHKPQLQWEKNSAEHLFYYSDDENNYHAVFYPSPMSISVRLEVGRYWGCGISIWEIGQGLDFFFDLL